GCCGGCCCCGGGGGGCGACCTGAGTTCGATCCGGACCGCCGCGCAGGCGGTGTTGCGGGCGCAGTCCCGGCCACGGCGCTGGCTGCTGGCCGACCGGCTGCCCCGCACCGGCGGCGGCAAGGTCGCCCGGCACCGGGTGGCCGCGGCGCTCGCCGCGCTCGACCAGGGCGATCCCCCGCCGGCGCGGGCGCCGATCCTGCGGCCGCTACCGTCGTCCCGGTGACGCGCCCCCAGCTCGGCCGTCCGGTGGTGGTCGCCGGGCGCCGCACCCCCATCGGCACCAGCGGGCACGCGTTGGCCGCGGTCGACGTCGTCGGCCTGGCCGCGCCGGTGCTGGCCGCGGTGGCCGGCGCGGTCGCCGCTCTGGGCCGGCCCATCGACGACGTCATCCTGGGCAACTGTTTGGGCCCCGGCGGGGACATCGCCCGCGTCGCCGCGCTGGCCGCCGGCCTGGGCCAGAACGTGCCCGGGGTGACCGTGGACCGCCAGTGCGGCTCCGGCCTGGACGCGGTGCTGCAGGCCGCCGCCCGGGTGCGGGCCGGCGACGCCGAGCTGGTGCTGGCCGGGGGCGCCGAATCGGCCAGCAGCGCGCCGTGGCGATTCTGGCCGCCGTCCGGCCCGGACGGCTCCGACCGCAATGACGGCCCGCGGCGCTACACCCGCGCCCCGTTCGCCCCGTCCGGTTTCCCCGACCCGGACATGGGCCAGGCCGCCGACGCGGTGGCTGCCGAACTGGGCATCGATCGCGCCGAGCAGGATCGGTACGCCGCCCGTTCGCACGCCCTGTCCTTCGCCGCGGTGGCCGCCGGCCGGTTCACCGCCGAGCTCGTGCCGCTGCCCCAGCTGGGCGCCGACCAGCGTCCCCGGCCCGGCCTGGACGAACGCCGGCTGGGCCGGTTGCGGCCCTCGTTCTCTCCGGACGGCACGGCGACCGCCGGCAACTCCTGCGGGGTGTCGGACGGGGCCGCCGCGCTGGCCGTGACCACCGAGGCGGCGGCCCGCGCGGCCGGCCTGCCCTACCTGCGGATCGTGGGCTCGGCGGTGGCGGCCGGGCGTCCCGACCGGCCCGGTCTGGCGCCGGCCCCAGCGGTCCGCCGGCTGCTGGACCGGACCGGGATCGCGGTGGCCGACCTCGCCGCCGTGGAGATCACCGAGGCGTTCGCCTCGGTGGTCCTGGCCACCACTCGGGAGCTCGGGTTGGACGAGAGCCGGGTGTGCGCCGAGGGCGGTGCGATCGGACTGGGTCACCCGTGGGGCGCGTCCGGCACGATCCTGCTGCTGCGGTTGATGTCCCGGCTGCTCGATCCCGCCGCCGCGGGTTCCGCCGGTTCGGGTCTGGGCCTGGCCACGTGTGCGATCGGTGGCGGTCAGGGTCTGGCCATGGTCCTCGCCCATCCGGAGGCCTGAGCGTGGCCGAGATCAGTTTTCGCGGCGTGCAGCACCGCTACGGCGACCGGGTCGTGCTGGGCGGGGTCGACCTGGTGCTGACCGAGCAGCGGGTCGGCATCGTCGGCGCCAACGGCTCGGGCAAGTCCACGCTGGCCCGGATGATCAACGGGTTGATCTCGCCGACCGCCGGTTCGGTCACCGTCGACGGGCTGGACACCACGTCCAAGGGCCGCGAGGTCCGGCGGCGGGTCGGGTTCGTCTTCACCGATCCGGACAACCAGATCGTCATGCCCACCGTGGCCGAGGACGTGGCCTTCTCGCTGCGCCGCTCCGGGCTGAGCAAGCCGGAGATCGCCGACCGGGTGACCCAGACGTTGAGCCGGTTCGGCCTGGCCGGCCACGCCGACCACCCCACGCACCTGCTCTCCGGCGGCCAGAAGCAGCTGCTGGCCCTGGCCGCCGTCCTGGTGACTGGTCCGGACGTGATCGTGGCCGACGAGCCGACGACCCTGCTGGATCTGCGCAACGCCCGGATGGTCAGCAACCTGCTCGGCAGCCTGCCCGAGCAACTGGTCCTGATCACCCACCACCTGCACCTGCTGGACGGTTTCGACCGGGTCGTGGTGCTGGACCGGGGTCAGGTCGTCGCCGACGGGACGCCGGCGCAGGCCCTGCCCGTCTACACGGGACTGCTGGAATGAAGCGCGCCATGAGGACACCTCCGAGGACCCCGCCGTGTCGATGATCGGCCTGTACCAGCCGGGATCCTCGGTGCTGCACCGCCTTCCGGCCGGCGTCAAGCTCCTCGGCCTGCTGCTGGCGGTGGTCGGCATCGTGCTGCTGACCGCGCCGTGGCAGCTCGGGGTGGCCGCGCTGGCCCTGGCCGCGGGGTTCGCGTTGGCCCGCATCCCGGCCCGGGTGATCGGCCGTCAACTGTGGCCGATGCGCTGGTTCGTGCTGGCCATCGGCATCTTCCAGGTGATCTTCGCCGGCCCGGAGCGCGCCGTCATGGTCTGCGGGACCCTGCTGCTGACGGTGGCCGTGGCCGCGCTGGTCACCCTGACCACCCGGGTCACCGCCATGCTGGATGTGTGCCAGCGGCTGCTCGGCCCGTTGCGCCGGGTGGGGGTCGATCCGGACCGGGCCGGCCTGGTGCTGGCCCTGACGATCCGGTGCGTGCCGCTGATGGCCGAGATCATCGGCGCGGTGTCCCAGGCCCGCAAGGCCCGCGGCGCCAGCTTCTCGATGCGCGCGCTGGTGGTTCCCGCGGTGGTCCGGGCCCTGCGCCGGGCCGACGCGATCGGGGACGCGTTGACCGCCCGCGGCGTGGACGACTGAGCGCCCGCGACCACCACCCGAGCCCCTCCTCCGGCGACCCCGGCCCGGACGGCCCGCCCCGCATACAGTGCTGGGCAATAACGGACCGCCCACCCACCCCACCACTGGAGTCCGCCGTGATCCGACGCCGCTGGTCGGCCCTGCCCGCCGCCTTCGCCGTGACCGTCCTGGCCGCCTGCACGTCGAGCTCGACGGCCGCCACCGAACACTCAGCCGACCAGTCCAGCGGGTCCGTCCAGTCCTCGGCCCAGGGCTCGGCGCCGTCCGCTGAGTCAGCGGCGCCGATGAACCCGGCCGCCGCGCCCGGGTACCGGCCAACGACGTGTGGATCGGCTCGGCCATCCGCAAGATCGACGGCCTGGCCGCCAGCATGCAGGAGCAGACCAACATCCCCGGGATGGCGGTCGCCGTCGTGCACGACGGGCAGATCGTCTTCGCCAAGGGCTACGGGGTTCGCGAGGTCGGCCAGCCGGAGCCGGTGGATGCCAACACGGTGTTCCAGCTGGCGTCGCTGTCCAAGCCGATCGGGGCCACGGTGATCGCGCAGGAGGTCGGCAAGGGCACGGTGGCCTGGGACACCCCACTGATCACCCACCTGCCCGAATTCGCCTTGGCCGACCCGTATGTCACGCAGAACGTGACCATCGCCGACATGTACTCGCACCGCTCGGGGCTGCCCGACCACGCGGGAGACCTGTTGGAGGATCTCGGCTACGACCGGGCCTACGTGCTGTCGAAGTTGAAGTACGAACCGCTGGAACCGTTCCGGGCGATCTACCACTACACCAACTTCGGGATCACCGCCGGCGCCGAGTCGGTCGCCCGGGCGACCGGGGTCGACTGGGAAACGCTGTCCGAGCGGGACATCTACGGCCCGCTGGGGATGAGCAACACCAGCTCGACGTTCGCCGACTTCGAGGCCAACCCGGATCGCGCGGTCGGCCATGTGCTCGTCGACGGTGAGTACCAGGCCAAGTACGTGCGGCAGCCGGACGCGGAGTCCCCGGCCGGCGGGGTCAGCTCCTCGGTCACCGACGTGGCCACCTGGCTGGCCATGGTGCTCAACGAGGGCACGACCGCCGACGGCACCCAGCTGGTCGACCCGGCGGCGTTGAACGCCGCGCTCACCCCGCACATGCGGTCGGTGGAGGGCAGCCTGATCCCCCCGAGCATCACCGGCCGGGCCGGCTTCTACGGGTACGGCTTCAACGTCGGCAACGACGCCACCGGACGGGTGCGGATCGGCCATTCCGGCGCGTTCGGGCTCGGCGCCGGCACCACCTTCCTGGGCATCCCCGACCTGAACCTGGGCATCGTGGTGCTGACCAACGCGGCGCCGATCGGCGCGGCCGAGGCGCTGAGCCAGGAGTTCGCCGACCTGGCCGAGTTCGGCAGCATCCAGCACGACTGGCGCCCAATCTACGCCGGCGCCTTTGCCGCGGGCAGCGACCCTGTCGGCTCGTTGGCCGGGCAGAGCGCACCGGCCAACCCGGCGCCGGCCGCCGCGAATTCGGCCTACGTCGGCACCTATCAGAACGATTACGTCGGCCCGGCCACGGTCAGCGAATCCGGCGGCGGCCTGGTACTGACCCTGGGCCCGGACAACCAGCAGTTCCCGCTGGCCCACTGGGACGGTCAGGTGTTCACCATGGTGCCGACCGGGGAGAACGCGCCCGATGGCAGCATCTCCGCGGTCACCTTCGAGACCACCGGCGAGACCGCGTCGACGATGACGATCGAGTTCTACAACAAGGAGGGACTGGGCGTCTTCCGGCGCTGACTTTTTGCGAATGACCCGGCGGGCGCATCCGATTCGACCGGCGGGGCGGTAGCTCCAACGACCCCAACCGCCCGCCGGATCGAGGAGCACCCCATGAGACGCATTGCTGCCGCCACCGCCGCCGCATCGCTTGCCGTTGCCGCAGCACTGGTCGGAGCGTCGCCCGCCGCTGCCGCCGACACTGCGGAAGTGTATGTCGTGCACGGTGTTCCGGGCCTGACCGTCGACGTCTACGTCGACGGCGCACTGGCCCTGGACAACTTCGCACCCGAAACCGTCGCCGGCCCACTGGATTTGCCGGCCGGTAGCCACGCCGTGGCCATCACCGCGGCCGACGCCGCCGACGATTCCAACCCGGTCCTGTCGGCCACCGCGGACCTGGCCGCCGGCAAGAGCTACTCGCTGGTCGCGCACCTGTCGGCCGACGGCTCCCCCACGCTGACGCCCTACGCCAACGACATCTCGACCGTCTCGGCCGGGCAGGCCCGGCTGGTCGTGCGGCATGACGCGGCCGCTCCGGCCGTGGATGTGCGGGCCGGCGGCGCCGTCGTCCTGTCCGACGTGACCAACCCGAACCAGGGCGGCCTGACCGTGCCGGCCGGCACGGTCAATGCCGATGTCGTCCTGGCCGGCACCTCCACCGTGGTGATCGGCCCGGCCGACGTGACGCTGGCCGAGGGCTCGGCGACCTTCGTGCACGCCGTGGGCAGCGCCGACGACGGCACGCTGACGCTGGTCTCGTTCGTCATCCCGGGCCTGCACTCCGCGCCCGGCGGGGTCCCGGCCGGCACCGGTCCCGCCGACGACCCGGCCGCCACCGTGCTGGTGGCAGCCCTGCTCGTGGTCGGGCTGGCCCTCGTGGTGGGCGGATCGCGGCGGTTCGTCGCGACCCGTACCCACTGAGGTCGCGTCATGACCCCGGTCGCCTCCGAGCAGGGCGCACGCCCGCCCGGGGATCAGCGACCGGACCACTCCCGCCGCCGGGCCGCCACCAGCCTGGCGGCGGGAGTCCTGCTGATCCTGGCGGCTGGCCTGCTCTGGTGGGTCAGCCGCCCGGAACCGGCCGGCCAGACGGTGAGTTCGGTCGGTGCCTCGGGGGCGCTCGAACTCACCGGGCCGACGTCCGCCGGCTCGGCCTCGCCGGTCGAACCGATCGCGCCGGCCGAACCCACCGAGCCGGCCGCACCTTCCGCGCCGCCCAGCCCGGCGGCCGCCCCCGCCGCCCCACCGGCCGATCAGCCCGCCCCGGCCGCCGCCCCGGACCCGGTCATCGCCGATCCGACCCGGCTGCAGATTCCCGCGTTGGCCGTCGATGCGCCGGTCGAGCCGGTCGGGGTCGCCGACGACGGTGAGATCGAGGTGCCCGGTGACGTGGCCACCGTCGGCTGGTACCGGTTCGGACCGGCGCCGGGTGCAACGGGATCGGCGGTGCTGGTCGGTCACGTCGACGACTACCGCCAGGGTGCCGGCGTGTTGGCCCGGATCGGCGACCTGAACCCGGGTGACACCATCGCCGTCGCCGGCCCGGATGGGACCGTGCGGCAGTTCTCCGTCGTCGCCCGGGAGCAATGGGCCAAGGCCGACACGCCGTTGGATCGGCTGTTCGACCGCGGCGGCGAGGCCCGGTTGGTGCTGATCACCTGCGGTGGTCGGTTCGACCAGGCCAGCCTGAGTTACGACGACAACATCGCGGTCACCGCGGTGCCGGTCGCGTGATGACCTACGCTCAGCTACGTGCCGGAAGCCAGTTCACCCACCCGGGGACCATGGTCCGGGGCGGATGAACGCTGGGTGGAGCGATTTCAGGCCGGGGATGAGCGGGCGCTGCGCGAGGCGTACGACCGCTACGGCGGCATGGTGCTGCGAGTGGCCATGCTGCGACTGGGCAACCATCACGACGCCGAGGATCTGGTCCAAATGGTCTTCGTCCGGGCCTGGCGGTTCCGGACGGGCTTTGACCCGTCGAAGGGATCGTTGGGATCGTGGCTGCTCGGCATCACGCGGCGGTTGATCGCCGACCGCTACGCATCACTGGATCGGGACAAGCGCATCATCGCGGCGGCCGAGAAGGTCGCCCCGGCGGAGAGCGAGTCCGCCCCCGCCGACCGGGTCGTCGACCGGGTCGTCGTGGGCAACGAGCTCGACCTGCTCCCCGAGGAGCAGCGACGGGTGGTTCTGCTCGCGTTCTACGGTGAGCTGAGCCATTCGCAGATCGCCGCGACCACCGGCTTGCCGGTGGGCACGGTCAAGAGTCATATCCGGCGCGCCCTCATCCAGCTGCGCAAGCGTTGGGAGGTGGATGGTGCCACATCCTGACGCCGACGACCTGGCGCTGATCGCGTTGGGCGAAGACCTCGGAACCGACGTGCAGGCGCACGTCGAGGACTGCCCGGTCTGTACCGACCAGGTCGATACCTTCCGCGACACCATCGATCTGGCCGGGCTGTCCGACTACGGCCGGGACGCGCCGGCCCCCGGCCCGCACGTGTGGGATGCCATCGCCACCGAGCTCGGCTTCGCCCGGGACGGCGCCGCCGATGCGCCGGCCGAGCCGGATGGGCCGGGTGCGCCCGCGGAACCGGCCGTGGCCGAGCCGATCCCGCTGGCCCCGCGCCGGACCGCCGGCGCCGCCCGCCGGCGGCCCCGGTGGGCGCTGCCGTTGGCCGCCGCGGTCATCGGCATCGCCGTCGGCGCGGGCACCGTGGTGCTGGTGCAGAACCGCGAGGACGCCGCCACCGTCGAGGCCGTCGCCCCGCTGGACCCGGTGCAGGGCGGCCCGCTGCCGGTGACCGAGGGACAGCTGGGCACCGCTGAGCTGGTCGCCGGCCGCACCGGGCAACAGGTCCGGGTGGACGTCCCCGGCCTGCCGGCCACCGACTCCACCGCGTACGAGGTGTGGCTGTTCGGCGGCGATGGGCGGATGGTCTCGCTGGGCACCCTGGCCGACGGGAGCGGTTCGTTCACCGTGCCCGCCGGCATCGACACGAATGTGTACCGGACCGTGGACATCTCCGACGAGCCGCCGGACGGCAATCCGACGCACTCGGGGATCAGCCTGGTCCGCGGCACCTTCGCCTGACCCGTCCCCGTCCGGACAATGGCCTGGTCCTACCGGGCGTCGTCGTCGCGCTCGTCGGACACGCGACGGGCCAGTGTGAGCGTCGCCTCGTCGTACAGGACCAGAGTGGCGGTGTGCACCGCGGTGTCCGCGGTCCGCAGGACGTACAGGGCCTGCCGGATGGCGTCGTCCTTGGGCCACCGGTAGATGCCGCTGGACACCAGCGGGAACGCGATCGATGTCGCCCCCAGTTCGTCGGCCACCGCCAGGCTGGTGCGGTAGCAGGACTGCAGCAGGTGCGTCTTGTCCTTGGTCGTGGCGTAGGTGGGTCCGACGGTGTGGATAACCCAACGGGCCGGCAGCCGGCCGGCCGTGGTGGCCACCGACTCCCCGGTCGGCAGCCCGTCGGGGAAGCGGGTCCTTCGTAGTTCCCGGCATTCGGCCAGGATCTGCGGACCGCCGGCCCGGTGAATCGCCCCGTCGACCCCACCGCCGCCGAGCAGCCGATGGTTGGCCGCGTTGACCACCGCGTCGACGTGCTGCGCGGTGATGTCACCCTGAATCAGCTCGATCTGCACGCCTTGCCGGTACCCGTCGCCGGCCCGGTTCAGCCCGGGATGCTGACCCTGATCCCACCGTCCACCAGCTGGAAGTCGATCTGGTCGAGCGAGGCGACGGTCGGCGCGTCCAGCGCGTCGTGGGTGGTCAGCACGCCGACCACCGGGCAGCCGGCGGCGGTCGCACTGGTCACGCCGGCCGGCGCGTCCTCCACCACCAGGCACCGGGCGGGCGGGAAGCCCAGCCGCGCGGCGCCGGCCAGGAACGGAGCCGGGTCGGGCTTACCGACCTCGACGTCGTCCGCGGTGACCACCACCGCGGGGCGGGGCAGGCCGGCGGCGGCGATCCGGGCGCCGGCCAACCGGACCGTGCCGCTGGTGACGATGGCCACCCGCTCCGGCGGCAGCAGGCTCAGCACCGCGACCGCCCCCGGCTGGGCCACCACCCCCTCGGTGTCCCCCGACTCGGTGGCGATCATGAACTCGCTGACCTCGGCAACCTCCGCGGGCGGCATGTCGGGCTCCAGACGGGCCAGCACCTGCTGCACAGGGACGCCGTGGATGTGCGGCTCCACCTCCGGCCAGGGCCGGCCGATCCGCTCGGCCAGCTTGCGCCAGCTGCGGTGCACGCTGCCGGACGAGTCGACCAGCGTCCCGTCCAGATCGAACAGCACGGCGTCCACCAGCCAACTTCTCACGCGCACTCCCTCGCCGCCCCGGATTCGTCGGGCCGAACTGTACGGGCCGAACGCGACGGGGGCTGGATCAGCCGATGGCCTGCCGAAGGCCGGCCAGCAGCGGCGTGGTGGGCCGGCCGATCAGCTTGGCCAGCTCGCCGGTGGTGTCGGCCAGGGCGCCGTGCGCGATGTCGTCGTCCAACTGGGCAACGAAGCCGGCGGTCGCCGCGTCCAGACCCACGCCCTGCAGGATGCCGACCAGGGTGGACCCATCGACGCTGCGGTAACTGACCGGGGCACCGATGATCTCGCCGACGGCGGCCGCCAACTCGGTGTAGTCCCAGGCGTGGTCGCCGCCGAGCTCGTAGATCCGCCCCTCGTGACCGGCCCCGGTCAGCACCACCGCGGCGGCCGCGGCGAAATCGTCCCGGCTGGCCGACGCGACCCGCCCCTGGCCCGCCGCCGCGACGACAGTGCCGGTCTGCCGGGCAGTCTCGATCACGCCGAGGTAGTTCTCGGTGTACCAGTTGTTCCGCAGGATGGTCCACGGCAGGCCGCTCGCGGTCAGGTACTCCTCGGTGAACTTGTGGTCCGGGGCCAGCACCAGGGTGCTGGTGGTGGCCCGCGGCGCGGAGGTGTAGACCACCCGGCCGACGCCGGTCGCCACGGCCGCATCGATCACGTTCCGGTGCTGCTCGACGCGCTGACCGACCTCGCTGGAGGAGATGAACAGCAGCGTGTCCACACCGGCGAACGCCGCACGCAGCGCGGCCGGATCGGTATACGCGGCGGTCCGCACAGTGACGCCCCGATCGGCCAGCGGCTGCGCCTTGGACGGGTCGCGAACCACCGCGACGACGTCGGCCGGGGCGGTGGTCGCCAGCAGGTGATCGAGGACGAGCGCACCGAGATGTCCGGTGGCTCCGGTGACGGCGATGGTCATGGCAGTTCCCTTCACGGAATACATGAGCGTTCAAGCTTGCTCTTGCCGCAACAACCGTGACCGCGACATTGTTCCGCCGGGCGCATCCTGCGTGAGGGCCGACCGACCACCGGTAGGCTGAATCCGCTCCACGGACCGGCCGCCCGGCCAACCGCGGAGCGGGCCCTCATAGCTCAGGGGATAGAGCATCGGTTTCCTAAACCGTGTGTCGTAGGTTCGAATCCTACTGGGGGCACCACCGCTGACCTGCGCGAACAGGCTAGCAATCCCCGCCGAACGCCGCGCGCCAAGCTGGCCCGCACCCTGAGGCGGTCACCATGAGTGACCGGATCGAGCTGGTCCGGCCACTGCGACACCGTCCAAGGCGTGGTTCAGATGCTGGGCCGAGGTCACCTCGACCTTCCGGATCGAGGCTTCGTTCGGACGGCCGAAGGCGACCTGTGACTGGCCGATGTGCTGGGCGGCCAGCTGATGCGGCTGGGCGCTGTGGACCGTTCACCCGCTGATGATGTCGATTGAGCCGATCACTCACATGCGAAGCGGGCGGGCGAACGCGGCCGACGTCGTCGCTTCAGCGAGAGCACCGATCATGGTCAGTTCTCGGCCCGCTCCGGCCGCCAGCCCCTCACCGCAAGGACCGTGATGTCGCGCAGAAATGCGCCGCTCAGGAGGGCGCCGGTGAGATCGGTACGGCCGACGTCCGCGCGACCGGTATTCAGCGCGCCCAGATTGGCGCCGGTGAGATCGGCGTCTCGCAGGTCCACATCACGCAGATCGCATCCGCCGAACCGTGTGTACCGCAAGGATGATCCGCGAAGATTCGCGCCGCGAAAGTTGCAGAGCCGGAAGAACATGCCGTCGAGCACCGCCTGCCGAAGATCGGTTCCGATG
This genomic window from Nakamurella multipartita DSM 44233 contains:
- a CDS encoding energy-coupling factor transporter transmembrane component T family protein → MIGLYQPGSSVLHRLPAGVKLLGLLLAVVGIVLLTAPWQLGVAALALAAGFALARIPARVIGRQLWPMRWFVLAIGIFQVIFAGPERAVMVCGTLLLTVAVAALVTLTTRVTAMLDVCQRLLGPLRRVGVDPDRAGLVLALTIRCVPLMAEIIGAVSQARKARGASFSMRALVVPAVVRALRRADAIGDALTARGVDD
- a CDS encoding thiolase family protein encodes the protein MTRPQLGRPVVVAGRRTPIGTSGHALAAVDVVGLAAPVLAAVAGAVAALGRPIDDVILGNCLGPGGDIARVAALAAGLGQNVPGVTVDRQCGSGLDAVLQAAARVRAGDAELVLAGGAESASSAPWRFWPPSGPDGSDRNDGPRRYTRAPFAPSGFPDPDMGQAADAVAAELGIDRAEQDRYAARSHALSFAAVAAGRFTAELVPLPQLGADQRPRPGLDERRLGRLRPSFSPDGTATAGNSCGVSDGAAALAVTTEAAARAAGLPYLRIVGSAVAAGRPDRPGLAPAPAVRRLLDRTGIAVADLAAVEITEAFASVVLATTRELGLDESRVCAEGGAIGLGHPWGASGTILLLRLMSRLLDPAAAGSAGSGLGLATCAIGGGQGLAMVLAHPEA
- a CDS encoding HAD-IA family hydrolase: MRSWLVDAVLFDLDGTLVDSSGSVHRSWRKLAERIGRPWPEVEPHIHGVPVQQVLARLEPDMPPAEVAEVSEFMIATESGDTEGVVAQPGAVAVLSLLPPERVAIVTSGTVRLAGARIAAAGLPRPAVVVTADDVEVGKPDPAPFLAGAARLGFPPARCLVVEDAPAGVTSATAAGCPVVGVLTTHDALDAPTVASLDQIDFQLVDGGIRVSIPG
- a CDS encoding O-acetyl-ADP-ribose deacetylase, producing the protein MQIELIQGDITAQHVDAVVNAANHRLLGGGGVDGAIHRAGGPQILAECRELRRTRFPDGLPTGESVATTAGRLPARWVIHTVGPTYATTKDKTHLLQSCYRTSLAVADELGATSIAFPLVSSGIYRWPKDDAIRQALYVLRTADTAVHTATLVLYDEATLTLARRVSDERDDDAR
- a CDS encoding serine hydrolase, with protein sequence MWIGSAIRKIDGLAASMQEQTNIPGMAVAVVHDGQIVFAKGYGVREVGQPEPVDANTVFQLASLSKPIGATVIAQEVGKGTVAWDTPLITHLPEFALADPYVTQNVTIADMYSHRSGLPDHAGDLLEDLGYDRAYVLSKLKYEPLEPFRAIYHYTNFGITAGAESVARATGVDWETLSERDIYGPLGMSNTSSTFADFEANPDRAVGHVLVDGEYQAKYVRQPDAESPAGGVSSSVTDVATWLAMVLNEGTTADGTQLVDPAALNAALTPHMRSVEGSLIPPSITGRAGFYGYGFNVGNDATGRVRIGHSGAFGLGAGTTFLGIPDLNLGIVVLTNAAPIGAAEALSQEFADLAEFGSIQHDWRPIYAGAFAAGSDPVGSLAGQSAPANPAPAAANSAYVGTYQNDYVGPATVSESGGGLVLTLGPDNQQFPLAHWDGQVFTMVPTGENAPDGSISAVTFETTGETASTMTIEFYNKEGLGVFRR
- a CDS encoding pentapeptide repeat-containing protein; this encodes MDSSEARKTLGWTQGLSRSRLTFDGLELTSLAIGHQASLDRCSFIGTDLRQAVLDGMFFRLCNFRGANLRGSSLRYTRFGGCDLRDVDLRDADLTGANLGALNTGRADVGRTDLTGALLSGAFLRDITVLAVRGWRPERAEN
- a CDS encoding DUF4397 domain-containing protein, giving the protein MRRIAAATAAASLAVAAALVGASPAAAADTAEVYVVHGVPGLTVDVYVDGALALDNFAPETVAGPLDLPAGSHAVAITAADAADDSNPVLSATADLAAGKSYSLVAHLSADGSPTLTPYANDISTVSAGQARLVVRHDAAAPAVDVRAGGAVVLSDVTNPNQGGLTVPAGTVNADVVLAGTSTVVIGPADVTLAEGSATFVHAVGSADDGTLTLVSFVIPGLHSAPGGVPAGTGPADDPAATVLVAALLVVGLALVVGGSRRFVATRTH
- a CDS encoding SDR family oxidoreductase, which encodes MTIAVTGATGHLGALVLDHLLATTAPADVVAVVRDPSKAQPLADRGVTVRTAAYTDPAALRAAFAGVDTLLFISSSEVGQRVEQHRNVIDAAVATGVGRVVYTSAPRATTSTLVLAPDHKFTEEYLTASGLPWTILRNNWYTENYLGVIETARQTGTVVAAAGQGRVASASRDDFAAAAAVVLTGAGHEGRIYELGGDHAWDYTELAAAVGEIIGAPVSYRSVDGSTLVGILQGVGLDAATAGFVAQLDDDIAHGALADTTGELAKLIGRPTTPLLAGLRQAIG
- a CDS encoding RNA polymerase sigma factor, which gives rise to MERFQAGDERALREAYDRYGGMVLRVAMLRLGNHHDAEDLVQMVFVRAWRFRTGFDPSKGSLGSWLLGITRRLIADRYASLDRDKRIIAAAEKVAPAESESAPADRVVDRVVVGNELDLLPEEQRRVVLLAFYGELSHSQIAATTGLPVGTVKSHIRRALIQLRKRWEVDGATS
- a CDS encoding class F sortase; protein product: MTPVASEQGARPPGDQRPDHSRRRAATSLAAGVLLILAAGLLWWVSRPEPAGQTVSSVGASGALELTGPTSAGSASPVEPIAPAEPTEPAAPSAPPSPAAAPAAPPADQPAPAAAPDPVIADPTRLQIPALAVDAPVEPVGVADDGEIEVPGDVATVGWYRFGPAPGATGSAVLVGHVDDYRQGAGVLARIGDLNPGDTIAVAGPDGTVRQFSVVAREQWAKADTPLDRLFDRGGEARLVLITCGGRFDQASLSYDDNIAVTAVPVA
- a CDS encoding energy-coupling factor ABC transporter ATP-binding protein yields the protein MAEISFRGVQHRYGDRVVLGGVDLVLTEQRVGIVGANGSGKSTLARMINGLISPTAGSVTVDGLDTTSKGREVRRRVGFVFTDPDNQIVMPTVAEDVAFSLRRSGLSKPEIADRVTQTLSRFGLAGHADHPTHLLSGGQKQLLALAAVLVTGPDVIVADEPTTLLDLRNARMVSNLLGSLPEQLVLITHHLHLLDGFDRVVVLDRGQVVADGTPAQALPVYTGLLE
- a CDS encoding anti-sigma factor, whose translation is MVPHPDADDLALIALGEDLGTDVQAHVEDCPVCTDQVDTFRDTIDLAGLSDYGRDAPAPGPHVWDAIATELGFARDGAADAPAEPDGPGAPAEPAVAEPIPLAPRRTAGAARRRPRWALPLAAAVIGIAVGAGTVVLVQNREDAATVEAVAPLDPVQGGPLPVTEGQLGTAELVAGRTGQQVRVDVPGLPATDSTAYEVWLFGGDGRMVSLGTLADGSGSFTVPAGIDTNVYRTVDISDEPPDGNPTHSGISLVRGTFA